CGCCGATCCAGATCCACACGAGCGCGTCCTGCTCCTGCACCGGATACGACGACACGCATGCCTTTGCCGGAATTCGCTCCTGGCCGGGAATCTCCACGCATGCGCCGCCGCGGTCGAACAGCAGACCGTGGTAACCGCAGCGCAGGCCGCGCGCTTCGAGCGAGCCGCACGACAGCGGCAGCGACTTGTGGCAGCAGCGATCCTCCAGCGCACCGACTTCCCCGGACGGCAGCCGGAACAGGACGACCGGATGGCCGAGCAGCGTGCGGGCGACGGGTTTGTCCGTCAGTTCGGATGACAGCGCGGCGACCCACCATCGGTCGACCGGGAATTGAGTTGTACTGATCGGTGGTCGGGCATGTTGCTCCATTGATCGTCTCCAGTATTGTGGTTGTTCGTCGCGGGTCGGGCAGTCCGTCTACAGATCGAGTACCAGCAGGTCGCTACGTGCTCGCGAACAGCACGGCATGAACTGGTCGCCGGCTGCCTGCTCCTCTGCGGTCAGATACGAGTCGCGATGATCGGGCTCGCCTTGCAGCACGCGCGTCGCGCACGTGCCGCAAACGCCTTGCTCGCACGACGTCAGCACGTCGACGCCGTTCGCGGCCAGCGCCGCGATGACCGTGCATTCGGCCGGCACGTCGATCACCTTGCCGCTGCTCGCGATCCGGACCTGGAACGCACGGTCCGAGCCGGACGACGCGACCGTGCCGCCGAAGAACTCGTAGTGCAGTCGCGCTTCCGCCCAGTTGCGTTCGCGCGCGGCGTTCAGCACCGCATCCATGAAGCCGCGGGGGCCGCATACGTACAGGTGCGTGCCTGCGGGCGCGGCGGCGAGCACCGCGGCCAGGTCGAAGCGTTGTGCCGGGGCGCCGTCGTCGACGTGGAAGCGGGCGCGATCGTGGAACGCGGCTGCGTTGATTCGTTCGGCGAAGGC
This window of the Burkholderia lata genome carries:
- a CDS encoding PDR/VanB family oxidoreductase is translated as MSTTTLTVRVARKWQEARDICGFEFVSDDGSPLPHFDAGAHIDVHLPGGFVRQYSLCNHPEHGDRYEIAVLRDADGRGGSRAIHDDVRQGDTVRIGVPRNQFALVPDAPHHLLLAGGIGVTPILSMAQRLFSSGTPFDLHYCARSTDRMAFAERINAAAFHDRARFHVDDGAPAQRFDLAAVLAAAPAGTHLYVCGPRGFMDAVLNAARERNWAEARLHYEFFGGTVASSGSDRAFQVRIASSGKVIDVPAECTVIAALAANGVDVLTSCEQGVCGTCATRVLQGEPDHRDSYLTAEEQAAGDQFMPCCSRARSDLLVLDL